GTCGTATTGCGACCTTCAATGTTTCTTGGGACATGTTTGCAAAGCACACCCTGAACCAGCCCGGCTCAGAGCAATGGCAAGAAGACCCGGGAGAGATGTTCAACCCAACTTCAAAAAGAATTCTTTTCCAGAGCTCTTTTTCTGCTTCAAATGTGTCGGACCTTAATAGGTACCTCATGTCCACCCAGCAAAACAATCCGGCATTGCTCTTTGCACACCCAATCCCAGCACTCCGAAGACCGGAAACAAGCATATCCTTTCTCTTTTTGAGTCTCCTTTGATTCTCCTTTATGTATTTGCTAGTGAATTTCTTGTCGGAGAGCATATTGGAGAGTAAAAACTGAGTCTGAGAAGAAACGAGCCCAAAGCTCGACATTTTGGTAGCTGCGGCAACAACTGTTTCATTGTTTGAGTAAATCATTCCCACTCGAAATCCCGGCAAACCAAGATCTTTTGAGAGGCTGTAAACAATGTGAATGCGGCCCAATAAGTCAGTCTCGTGATCAACATGTTTCTCCATTACAGCTTCTGTGATACTTATGAAAGACGGAGAGTCAAAGACGGTTCCTGAATAAATTTCATCGCTTATTATATGGACTTCTTTCTTGATAGCAAAATCAATAAGATGGTTAAGCTCGTCCCGGTTCAAGGTCGAGCCCAGAGGATTCGAAGGATTTGTGACCAACACCCCTTTAACttttaaattgagtttttgGGCACGTTGATAGGCTTCCTCCAAAGCGCACGCAGTAATTCTGAAGTCATTTGAACTCGAGCAATGTATTGGGACAATTTCAACCCCAGTCCGCCACTTAAGATCTCTATCAAACCTGCCCAAAAAAGAAGTGATCAAAACAGAATGAGGCAGGTATGTTTTGAAGCggccattaataaatattttgatatgcAGTAGATGATAATTGGGAGAAGATATAAAAAGAAGTATATATATTGTTACCCTGGGTAGTATGGAGTAGGAAGAAGGAAAGCTTCACCAGGTTCGGCAAGGCAGAACATTAGAATCTCATTCGCAGAAGTTGAACCCGCCATAAGCACGAGCTTGTTAGGGTCAAACGCTACTTTATACCCTCTTAATTTTGCCATGAACTCCACCAATTCCTGCACAAGTTAGTGTTCAAGTTATTAATAAGCTAGGAACCAATATTAACAGTGCATGCACTTTTATATAAAGTACTAGTACTTTACTCCATATATTCACTTGGATTAGCAAATTAAGATGCGAGACTTATAAAGAGATCATTTACATTCTTGAAAGCTGGGAAGCCATGATAGTCTTGGAAGAGAGCCAGTTCTCTGAATACTGATCTTCCATTTCGTTTCAACCCCAGTGCATCTGTATTGCTTGCAAGCCAAGACTCAAGAAGATCAAACGAAAGCTGCAGCAAGAAAATTTCAGTTGGTggaaatgagggatggatgaTAATTCAAAGTACAAGAGAAGCTAGGTTCCTTCCTGATAGACCCAATGAGATTATGTGGAAGACTAGGCATGATTATGCATGTATGTGATGTCAGAATAATTAAATTGGCTGAGTTTTGCTCACCTGATTTTCTGCGAGTCCCATTTGAATGATTCCGTTAGGATTTTGAACTTCATGATAAGGATTCTTCTCATATTCCTGCCACCctaggaagtaggaagagtcttGTCCATGTGAATCACAACTAGCTTTCCTAGACAACATTTTCATGCTGGCTGCTACTCTATATATATCTACTATAACCGGGTATACAAAACTTGAGAgatagagacagagagagagagagagagagagagagagaattttggTTGGGAGGCTTAGCATGTCTAACATTTTGGAGGGCTGCATTTATATAGTGAAAAAATGACCCTAAATCCGACATGATCATTGTGTTGACTTACTTACCGAAGAAAATAAGAACTTGCATTGTTGGAATCTGTGGCACTCTATTCTCAATGGCATTACCTCAAGCAGTGTCTGTGTGCATCTTGTACACTTGTACTCTTCCACGAGAAGTCACTAGGTAGGATATATTCCGTTTGAGATACCATTATGCATGGAAATGAACTACGGACGAGACCAGCTTCCTGAAATTCGAGCAAAAATTTGAGGAGTTCGAGTGTGTGAGATACGCAAagtaaactatataatattttctattcatTTTATAATGTTGTACaagatatttataaatattataaaatttactatATTTTTCGAATAAGAACTTGAAAAAATCATGATTTAATTATAGATTCAATTTCGGTTTAATTCCAACTTGGATTTAGATAAGCAGGTGCCTTTTATCATGTTAAGCTAAAAGATAAGCAAGGTGTTATGATAAGAGCACTCACAATGGGTTTTGTAAAacctattgttatgtaaaatttaaaggaAAGTAGTATAAGGCTACATTTGAATATTGaactgagttgagatgaaagttaaaagttgaataaagtattattaaaatattatttgttaatattattattattttggggtttgaaaaagttaattatttattatattttgtgttaaaatttgataaaattgtaatgattaaattagATAAGTTGATAGTAGTTTAAAAGTACATCCAACCGATGATgcatttcatttctattttccaTTTCTATACAGTGTTATCGCTAGACGTAGAAGAGATTGTGCACAAatgtaaacatttttttaatttgttttctatcTCTTCTTGTACTTTTTCTCTCAAATTAATTTCTCTCGATCCTTGTACtttttttctcataaaatattaaaaggtataatattaaaattatatgaaaaataaataaataagttgatgtatggtatattataaaaattagtatataaaatagaaaaaatgagatttggttatgtattttaaagGATACGATGAAAAATCTATTGGGAGTGCTCTCATGTATCCAAATTAGGGGTGGAACCAAAAatcttaatatgaaaaaaaatacaaatacaaattgAGGGACAAGTTATTTCCACGTATGtagtttttcttatataaaaaagaacaaaataagtTAGTTTTTTATgaactattattataatattttgtgggGCTTAAATGTACTTTCTCCCACGAAGACACGTCTTATTTATAATGTGTCCAATTTCCacgatataatatatatatatatatatatatagagtaatcaTATTCaccattttaattttcatcatcttataatataatattaaataatatatttacaagtgaaatataataaatattttataattatttaatgtcacATGATCATATaacgatgaaaaaaaaaaatagatgatggaTAGATATTTACAGTGTGAAAATTAGTAAAATATTCCCATGTGATCAAAAGAGATCGGAACGGCAAATGGGATCGATGAATTGTGTGTATAATCAACAAacaattaatttttatgatttaaattttaaaccgtttgattgattaattaatgCAAAATAAATCATTAGACATgggatattattatatatataactctatCGATTAAGAGTACTTTACAGATAAAGTAGACAAACTGCTTCCTATTTAATTAAGGATTCATGCTTTCTTGAAAAGCTTTTTAACTTGTACTAGATCTTGGCATTTATATATCTTTGTTGTGTTGGTTATTGTATATTATAGTTGCTGCTTAATTCTTCACCTACTGGTTTtctttttacatgcatttattTTTGTACAAGATGTAATTGTAATGTGGTGGTGATCAGTACTGGTGGTGAGCACATGTCAATTGTGTCGCTCTACGTCTTAGATTGTATTTATACTGCAATGTTTTAAATTCTATTTTGGTGATCCTTCCAGTTTaagtattaaaacaaaatattttgataatgaTGCGttccaaaatatcattttaagatgAACTATAtctatagaaatatatatattaagtgataactaatataatacatatgtatatactagtagttgggcttcgcccaatatatataaatattatttttaagaattaatatttttattaagaaaaaattttttaattaataatgtaatatttttagaaaaaaatatataatttctaacatcaaatagtaaaatagacttaaattggttttaaaacatttcaaattaaaatcttattatttactacTGCATGTGCTCTTGGGTACAGTTAGAAACAACAaatacatggaaaaaaaaaaaaaaaaaaaaaaccttgaacCAAAACTATGCAGTGCAGGAGACAAACCGTTAACAGTAAAGTAACGTGCAGAGTacgttttcttagtttaataaaataattatttttagaaagtgatataatttttataaagaaataaaatactaaggtttttataagatattatt
This genomic window from Carya illinoinensis cultivar Pawnee chromosome 7, C.illinoinensisPawnee_v1, whole genome shotgun sequence contains:
- the LOC122316924 gene encoding 1-aminocyclopropane-1-carboxylate synthase 3-like; translated protein: MKMLSRKASCDSHGQDSSYFLGWQEYEKNPYHEVQNPNGIIQMGLAENQLSFDLLESWLASNTDALGLKRNGRSVFRELALFQDYHGFPAFKNELVEFMAKLRGYKVAFDPNKLVLMAGSTSANEILMFCLAEPGEAFLLPTPYYPGFDRDLKWRTGVEIVPIHCSSSNDFRITACALEEAYQRAQKLNLKVKGVLVTNPSNPLGSTLNRDELNHLIDFAIKKEVHIISDEIYSGTVFDSPSFISITEAVMEKHVDHETDLLGRIHIVYSLSKDLGLPGFRVGMIYSNNETVVAAATKMSSFGLVSSQTQFLLSNMLSDKKFTSKYIKENQRRLKKRKDMLVSGLRSAGIGCAKSNAGLFCWVDMRYLLRSDTFEAEKELWKRILFEVGLNISPGSSCHCSEPGWFRVCFANMSQETLKVAIRRIEVFAESSSSASGRENLSHQRSVRNSRRSLSKWVFPISSYNDHEPADR